A stretch of Pseudoclavibacter chungangensis DNA encodes these proteins:
- a CDS encoding bifunctional [glutamine synthetase] adenylyltransferase/[glutamine synthetase]-adenylyl-L-tyrosine phosphorylase, with product MARNEGRARLVRAGFAAPTAAEADLTQLCELLGVEQDTVLAFYDETVPDPDQSLCELLRIARDSRDALRRAAADPAVIRTAVRVLGGSSGLASFLHRHPDLLPSVHDGARELADRATLQERLATAVGVTPADLVEDRGYGLAKATITGEEARRALRIAYRLELARIAAYDLGRAAPADAISQVSHALADLAGEALDAALMVARADVSAPPAGFGRFPAHEVEQVRLAVIGMGKSGAEELNYLSDVDVMFVVATTEDGELTTARGVEIGTRLASTTMRVIDDVGVEPALWEVDANLRPEGKDGALVRTLDSYVSYYGRWAKNWEFQALLKARPIAGDLDLGGELVDRLSPLVWASAGRDDFVGQVRAMRERVMEHIPADEVDIQLKLGPGGLRDIEFTVQLLQLAHGQTDESLRVRGTLDALERLADGGYIARDDASEFADDYRFLRLLEHRLQLRGLRRTHLMPRDEEGLRILARGARYENAEALLEHWRGVKRRVRGLHEKVFYRPLIDAVAALTADSFQLTSDQALERLRAIGYRDPRGALGHIQALIRGVSRRATMQRNLLPVLLDWFAQGNDPDQGLLAFRKLSEQIGDAPWYLRLLRDSAAAAKRLTTLLTNSKFAAVFIELYPEAVRWLDDDRLLVPRSLDALLEEVRGTVKRHDEPEALQRALRTFRRREVLRLAIGTMLRVNDIETTGRGLSDVATATLAGAEISVRAIDDVVYPPFAIVAMGRYGGGELGFGSDLDVMYVYDDGGVDDPAKLAKQLVARIIEFTSDPRMPIDLDADLRPEGKSGPLARSFEAYVSYYAKWSLGWEAQALLRARAVVGDPELCARFEELADTVRYPAGLSEDGLREIRRIKARVESERLPRGVDPRRHLKLGRGSLSDVEWLVQTLQLQHASEVPELRTTSTLGALRAATDAGFVDADDAEVLREAWVLASRVRSAVYLQGNRQADVLPDVSARLEGVARLLGYEPGEAQELESDYLGTTRRARRVFEHDFYGE from the coding sequence GTGGCGCGGAACGAGGGACGCGCGCGGCTCGTCCGCGCGGGGTTCGCGGCGCCGACCGCGGCCGAAGCCGACCTGACGCAGCTGTGCGAGCTCCTCGGTGTCGAGCAGGACACGGTGCTCGCGTTCTACGACGAGACGGTGCCCGACCCCGACCAGTCGCTGTGCGAACTCCTGCGGATCGCGCGCGATTCACGGGACGCGCTGCGTCGGGCCGCCGCCGATCCCGCGGTCATCCGCACCGCGGTCCGTGTGCTCGGCGGGTCGAGCGGCCTCGCGTCGTTCCTCCACCGGCACCCGGACCTCCTGCCGAGCGTCCACGACGGGGCTCGCGAACTCGCCGACCGCGCGACGCTGCAGGAGCGCCTCGCGACCGCCGTCGGCGTGACACCCGCCGACCTCGTCGAGGACCGCGGGTACGGTCTCGCGAAGGCGACGATCACGGGCGAGGAGGCGCGGCGCGCGCTGCGCATCGCGTACCGGCTCGAGCTCGCCCGCATCGCGGCCTACGACCTCGGCCGGGCGGCGCCCGCCGACGCGATCAGCCAGGTGAGCCACGCGCTCGCCGACCTCGCGGGCGAGGCACTCGATGCCGCCCTCATGGTCGCGCGCGCCGACGTCTCGGCACCACCGGCCGGATTCGGCCGGTTCCCTGCACACGAGGTCGAGCAGGTTCGCCTCGCCGTCATCGGCATGGGCAAGTCCGGCGCTGAGGAACTCAATTACCTGTCCGACGTCGACGTCATGTTCGTCGTCGCGACGACCGAGGACGGTGAGCTCACGACCGCGCGCGGCGTCGAGATCGGCACGCGCCTCGCGAGCACGACGATGCGCGTCATCGACGACGTCGGCGTGGAGCCCGCCCTGTGGGAGGTCGACGCGAACCTCCGGCCGGAGGGCAAGGACGGCGCACTCGTCCGCACGCTCGACAGCTACGTGTCGTACTACGGGCGCTGGGCGAAGAACTGGGAGTTCCAGGCACTGCTGAAGGCACGGCCGATCGCGGGCGACCTCGACCTGGGCGGCGAGCTCGTCGACCGGCTCTCGCCGCTCGTGTGGGCGAGCGCGGGACGCGACGACTTCGTGGGCCAGGTGCGCGCCATGCGCGAGCGGGTCATGGAGCACATCCCGGCGGACGAGGTCGACATCCAGCTCAAGCTCGGTCCGGGCGGTCTGCGCGATATCGAGTTCACGGTGCAGCTGCTGCAGCTCGCGCACGGCCAGACCGACGAGTCGCTGCGGGTGCGCGGCACGCTCGACGCGCTCGAACGCCTCGCGGACGGAGGCTACATCGCGCGCGACGACGCCTCGGAGTTCGCCGACGACTACCGGTTCCTGCGGTTGCTCGAACACCGCCTGCAATTGCGCGGGCTCCGTCGCACGCACCTCATGCCGCGCGACGAGGAGGGGCTGCGCATCCTCGCTCGTGGCGCGCGATACGAGAACGCCGAGGCGTTGCTCGAGCACTGGCGCGGTGTGAAGCGTCGCGTGCGCGGGTTGCACGAGAAGGTCTTCTACCGGCCGCTCATCGATGCCGTTGCGGCGCTCACGGCCGACAGTTTCCAGCTCACGAGCGACCAGGCCCTCGAACGACTGCGGGCGATCGGCTACCGCGATCCGCGCGGCGCGCTCGGGCACATCCAGGCCCTCATCCGCGGCGTCTCGCGGCGGGCCACCATGCAGCGGAACCTGCTGCCCGTCCTGCTCGACTGGTTCGCGCAGGGGAACGATCCGGATCAGGGCCTGCTCGCGTTCCGCAAGCTGTCGGAGCAGATCGGTGACGCGCCCTGGTATCTCCGATTGCTGCGCGACAGCGCGGCGGCGGCGAAGCGTCTCACGACGCTCCTCACGAACTCGAAGTTCGCGGCCGTGTTCATCGAGCTGTATCCCGAGGCCGTGCGGTGGCTCGACGATGATCGACTGCTCGTGCCGCGCTCGCTCGACGCCCTCCTCGAGGAGGTGCGCGGCACCGTCAAGCGCCACGACGAACCGGAGGCGTTGCAGCGCGCGCTGCGCACGTTCCGTCGCCGCGAGGTGCTCCGCCTCGCGATCGGCACGATGCTGCGCGTCAACGACATCGAGACGACGGGCCGGGGGCTGAGTGACGTCGCCACCGCGACGCTCGCGGGTGCCGAGATCTCGGTCCGGGCGATCGACGACGTCGTGTATCCGCCGTTCGCGATCGTCGCCATGGGCCGCTACGGCGGTGGCGAACTCGGTTTCGGCTCCGACCTCGACGTCATGTACGTCTACGACGACGGTGGCGTCGACGATCCGGCGAAGCTCGCGAAGCAGCTCGTCGCGCGCATCATCGAGTTCACGAGCGATCCGCGCATGCCGATCGACCTCGACGCGGATCTGCGACCGGAGGGCAAGAGCGGGCCGCTCGCACGCTCGTTCGAGGCGTACGTCAGCTACTACGCGAAGTGGTCGCTCGGGTGGGAGGCGCAGGCACTGCTGCGTGCCCGGGCCGTCGTCGGCGATCCCGAGCTGTGTGCACGCTTCGAGGAGCTCGCCGACACGGTGCGGTACCCAGCCGGACTCTCGGAGGACGGGCTCCGGGAGATCCGTCGCATCAAGGCGCGCGTCGAGTCCGAGCGGTTGCCGCGCGGGGTCGACCCGAGGCGGCACCTCAAGCTCGGCCGGGGCTCGCTGAGCGATGTCGAGTGGCTCGTGCAGACGCTCCAGCTGCAGCACGCGTCCGAGGTGCCCGAGCTGCGCACGACGTCGACGCTCGGCGCGCTCCGCGCCGCGACGGACGCGGGGTTCGTCGATGCGGACGACGCCGAGGTACTGCGGGAGGCGTGGGTGCTCGCGTCTCGCGTGCGTTCGGCCGTCTATCTGCAGGGCAACCGCCAGGCAGACGTGCTGCCCGATGTGAGCGCTCGTCTCGAGGGTGTCGCGCGCCTGCTCGGCTACGAGCCGGGCGAGGCACAGGAGCTCGAGTCCGACTACCTCGGCACGACGCGACGCGCGAGGCGCGTGTTCGAACACGACTTCTACGGCGAGTGA
- a CDS encoding putative quinol monooxygenase encodes MILIVVKFEVKPEYVDSWLDLTRSFTEATRAEPGNIFYEWNRSVEEPGVFTLIEAFQDDAAEAHVSSDHFAKAMVDMKPALRSTPRIISRTVDGSGWDEMGELKVD; translated from the coding sequence ATGATCCTCATCGTCGTGAAGTTCGAGGTCAAGCCGGAGTACGTGGACTCGTGGCTCGATCTCACGCGGTCGTTCACCGAGGCGACGCGCGCCGAGCCGGGCAACATCTTCTACGAGTGGAACCGCTCGGTCGAGGAGCCAGGCGTGTTCACGCTCATCGAGGCCTTCCAGGACGACGCGGCCGAGGCGCACGTGTCCTCTGACCACTTCGCGAAGGCGATGGTCGACATGAAGCCCGCACTGCGCTCGACGCCCCGCATCATCAGCCGCACCGTCGACGGCTCGGGCTGGGACGAGATGGGCGAGCTCAAGGTCGACTGA
- a CDS encoding NAD(P)-dependent oxidoreductase: MRIVVTGATGNVGRHVVDQALARDLEVVAVARDPRALDSGIPRLRVAAVDVLDAEGVQNVLEGADAVVSCVGIGTSRTPTTLCSQGTRNIVDGMARHGVGRLVVISSEVAEHWAHQGPVKLWIVLPLLQRFLGATYDDMRRMDIVLWESAARWTAIRAPRIRPVDPRGSYRSSTAGPLRRGWSITAPDMAAALLDIVERDDLDRRHVYVAN, translated from the coding sequence ATGCGCATCGTGGTGACCGGGGCAACCGGCAACGTCGGCCGACACGTGGTGGATCAGGCGCTCGCGCGCGATCTCGAGGTGGTCGCCGTCGCCCGCGATCCTCGAGCGCTCGACAGTGGGATCCCGCGGCTCCGCGTCGCGGCCGTCGACGTCCTCGATGCCGAGGGCGTACAGAACGTCCTCGAGGGGGCCGATGCCGTGGTGAGCTGCGTCGGTATCGGAACGTCACGGACCCCGACGACGCTCTGTTCGCAGGGGACGCGGAACATCGTGGACGGTATGGCGCGACACGGTGTCGGACGCCTCGTGGTGATCTCGTCCGAGGTGGCGGAGCACTGGGCGCATCAGGGCCCCGTCAAGCTCTGGATCGTGTTGCCGCTGCTCCAGCGGTTCCTCGGCGCCACGTACGACGACATGCGTCGCATGGACATCGTGCTCTGGGAGAGCGCAGCGCGCTGGACCGCCATCCGCGCGCCCCGGATCAGACCCGTCGACCCCCGCGGGAGCTATCGCTCGAGCACGGCCGGACCGTTGCGGCGCGGGTGGTCGATCACCGCGCCCGACATGGCCGCAGCGCTATTGGACATCGTCGAGCGCGACGACCTCGACCGTCGTCACGTGTACGTCGCGAACTGA
- a CDS encoding MarR family winged helix-turn-helix transcriptional regulator — protein sequence MTDESIEGVRRAMQRHLVHAVLGNDRVAREHGLLSADLQVLHLLVLREDVRTPKQISEVTGTPASTVTKLVDRLETAGYVRRTPDHADRRRTRIEPIPEAIEALHVHYARADDEFDEMSSAFSADELAIVRRYLDAATEFYTRQATTPSRLP from the coding sequence ATGACCGATGAATCGATCGAAGGTGTCCGACGCGCGATGCAGCGGCACCTGGTGCATGCGGTGCTCGGCAACGATCGGGTGGCTCGGGAGCATGGTCTGCTCAGCGCGGACCTGCAGGTGCTCCACCTGCTGGTGCTGCGCGAGGACGTGCGGACCCCGAAGCAGATCAGTGAGGTCACCGGCACGCCGGCGAGTACGGTGACGAAGCTCGTGGACCGTCTCGAGACGGCAGGCTACGTGCGCCGCACGCCCGATCACGCCGACCGCCGCAGAACGCGCATCGAGCCGATTCCCGAGGCGATCGAGGCGCTGCACGTGCACTACGCACGTGCCGATGACGAGTTCGACGAGATGAGCAGCGCGTTCTCGGCGGACGAACTCGCGATCGTGCGGCGATATCTCGACGCCGCCACGGAGTTCTACACGAGGCAGGCGACGACGCCGTCCCGTCTGCCGTGA
- the glnA gene encoding type I glutamate--ammonia ligase: MFKDPAEVLAFLKDEEVVFLDIRFTDLPGVQQHFNIPASTVDEEFFSVGQLFDGSSIRGFASIHESDMQLIPDVTTAYLDPFRTEKTLVMLFDIYNPRTGEIYHRDPRQVAKKAEKYLESTGIADTAFFAPEAEFYVFDDVRYSTVPNESFYKVDSIEGAWNSGRVEEGGNLGNKTPYKGGYFPVSPVDKQADLRDAISVELIKAGLQLERAHHEVGTGGQAEINYRFDTMVHAADDILKFKYIVKNVAQQWGKTATFMPKPLFGDNGSGMHTHQSLWKGGDPLFYDEAGYGSLSDLARWYIGGILAHANSLAAFTNPTANSYHRLVKGFEAPINLVYSAGNRSAAIRIPITGSNPKAKRIEFRAPDASSNPYLAFAAQLMAGLDGIQNRIEPHEPIDKDLYELPPEEAKSIPQLATSLPEALKALQDDHEYLTQGNVFDEDLIETWIDYKITNEVQPLAQRPHPYEFELYYGV; this comes from the coding sequence ATGTTCAAAGACCCCGCAGAAGTCCTCGCATTCCTGAAGGACGAGGAGGTGGTCTTCCTCGACATCCGCTTCACCGACCTCCCCGGCGTGCAGCAGCACTTCAACATCCCGGCGAGCACGGTCGACGAGGAGTTCTTCAGCGTCGGGCAGCTCTTCGACGGGTCCTCGATTCGCGGCTTCGCGAGCATCCACGAGTCGGACATGCAGCTCATCCCCGATGTGACGACGGCGTACCTCGACCCGTTCCGCACCGAGAAGACGCTCGTCATGCTCTTCGACATCTACAACCCGCGCACGGGTGAGATCTACCACCGCGACCCCCGTCAGGTCGCGAAGAAGGCCGAGAAGTACCTCGAGTCGACGGGCATCGCGGACACTGCGTTCTTCGCCCCCGAGGCCGAGTTCTACGTCTTCGACGACGTGCGCTACAGCACCGTCCCGAACGAGAGCTTCTACAAGGTCGACTCGATCGAGGGTGCCTGGAACTCCGGCCGTGTCGAAGAGGGCGGCAACCTCGGCAACAAGACGCCCTACAAGGGTGGCTACTTCCCGGTCTCCCCCGTCGACAAGCAGGCCGACCTGCGCGACGCGATCTCGGTCGAGCTCATCAAGGCCGGCCTGCAGCTCGAGCGTGCGCACCACGAGGTCGGCACGGGTGGCCAGGCCGAGATCAACTACCGCTTCGACACGATGGTGCACGCGGCGGACGACATCCTGAAGTTCAAGTACATCGTCAAGAACGTCGCGCAGCAGTGGGGCAAGACGGCGACGTTCATGCCGAAGCCGCTGTTCGGTGACAACGGTTCGGGCATGCACACGCACCAGTCGCTCTGGAAGGGCGGCGACCCGCTGTTCTACGACGAGGCCGGCTACGGCTCGCTGTCGGACCTCGCGCGCTGGTACATCGGTGGCATCCTCGCCCACGCGAACTCGCTCGCCGCGTTCACGAACCCGACGGCGAACTCGTACCACCGCCTCGTCAAGGGCTTCGAGGCCCCCATCAACCTCGTCTACTCGGCCGGTAACCGCTCCGCGGCCATCCGCATCCCGATCACGGGCTCGAACCCGAAGGCCAAGCGCATCGAGTTCCGCGCGCCCGACGCCTCGTCGAACCCGTACCTCGCCTTCGCCGCGCAGCTCATGGCGGGCCTCGACGGAATCCAGAACCGCATCGAGCCGCACGAGCCGATCGACAAGGACCTCTACGAGCTCCCGCCGGAGGAGGCGAAGAGCATCCCGCAGCTCGCGACGAGCCTCCCCGAGGCACTCAAGGCGCTGCAGGACGACCACGAGTACCTCACGCAGGGCAACGTGTTCGACGAGGACCTCATCGAGACTTGGATCGACTACAAGATCACGAACGAGGTGCAGCCGCTCGCGCAGCGCCCGCACCCCTACGAGTTCGAGCTCTACTACGGCGTCTGA
- a CDS encoding RDD family protein: MPSTAPDASFASAENNSYPGYRLGYPEDGPGSIGGIGRRIGGLVVDWIFAMGLGNLFFGGDPVALMGLFVIVTTVPIMLFGSTLGHRLFGLQLTRLDGAAPGPWRPLVRQVLLVLVIPAAVWDSDHRGGHDILTRLALRRR, encoded by the coding sequence ATGCCCTCGACTGCTCCCGACGCCTCGTTCGCCAGCGCGGAGAACAACTCGTATCCGGGCTACCGCCTCGGGTACCCGGAGGACGGGCCCGGTTCCATCGGCGGCATCGGTCGGCGCATCGGTGGCCTCGTCGTCGACTGGATCTTCGCGATGGGACTCGGCAATCTGTTCTTCGGGGGAGATCCCGTCGCGCTCATGGGCCTCTTCGTCATCGTCACGACCGTGCCGATCATGCTGTTCGGCTCGACGCTCGGTCACCGTCTGTTCGGCCTGCAGCTCACACGCCTCGACGGGGCGGCGCCGGGCCCGTGGCGCCCGCTCGTCAGGCAGGTCCTGCTCGTGCTCGTCATCCCGGCCGCCGTGTGGGACTCGGATCACCGCGGCGGGCACGACATCCTCACGCGGCTCGCACTGCGCCGCCGCTGA
- a CDS encoding DUF4191 domain-containing protein, whose translation MAKSSTAASSNSSAKEPGRFKQIWQVLKMTAKYDKAAVWLLVGAVIVPIAIAVAVAIIFFGTNIIMLVLIIVLGLMSGLLLFMFTLNWRAEKVAFSQIEGRAGATGQVLQSSLRGQWQTSEMPVAFNAKTQDAVYRAIGKPGVVLITEGSPSGVKRIFEEERRRTQRLLSNVPVHHLHVGTGEGDVKLLKLRRELGKLPKKLTKPEILAVANRLKSLSGNQLPIPKGIDPYKMRPSRSQMR comes from the coding sequence ATGGCAAAATCCTCGACCGCAGCATCGTCGAACTCGTCTGCGAAGGAACCCGGCCGGTTCAAGCAGATCTGGCAGGTTCTCAAGATGACGGCCAAGTACGACAAGGCGGCCGTCTGGCTGCTCGTCGGTGCCGTCATCGTGCCGATCGCGATCGCGGTGGCCGTTGCGATCATCTTCTTCGGGACGAACATCATCATGCTCGTCCTCATCATCGTGCTCGGCCTGATGTCGGGGCTGCTGCTGTTCATGTTCACGCTCAACTGGCGTGCCGAGAAGGTCGCGTTCTCGCAGATCGAGGGCCGCGCGGGCGCGACGGGCCAGGTGCTGCAGAGCTCGTTGCGCGGTCAGTGGCAGACGAGCGAGATGCCCGTCGCGTTCAACGCCAAGACGCAGGACGCCGTCTATCGCGCGATCGGCAAGCCCGGCGTCGTCCTCATCACGGAGGGGTCCCCCAGCGGCGTCAAGCGCATCTTCGAGGAGGAGCGCCGTCGCACGCAGCGGCTCCTCTCGAACGTCCCCGTCCACCACCTGCACGTCGGCACGGGCGAGGGCGACGTCAAGCTGCTGAAGCTGCGGCGCGAGCTCGGCAAGCTTCCCAAGAAGCTCACGAAGCCCGAGATCCTCGCCGTCGCGAATCGCCTCAAGTCGCTCTCGGGCAACCAGCTGCCCATCCCGAAGGGCATCGACCCGTACAAGATGCGTCCCTCGCGGTCGCAGATGCGCTAG
- the sucB gene encoding 2-oxoglutarate dehydrogenase, E2 component, dihydrolipoamide succinyltransferase encodes MSVDVKLPALGESVTEGTVTRWLKGVGDTVEVDEPLLEVSTDKVDTEVPSPVAGVIEEILVPEDETVEVDSVLARIGDGSGASSAEPAAPAEEAAEPAQAEPAAESAPEPAPAADAAPAAGGDSQDITLPALGESVTEGTVTRWLKAVGDEVAVDEPLLEVSTDKVDTEVPSPVAGTLQEILVGEDETVDVGAVLARVGSGAPSAQSAPAEPEPAAEPDVAPAPEPEAAPEPQPARTEPAPTQPVQPQRPGQQQPPAAPQKPSEAASASAPKAAADAASSAPASTSNARYVTPIVRKLAGELGVDLATVQGTGVGGRIRKEDVQTAAEKASAAPAASEKPTAAAAPAPLEVSPLRGTRAKMTRLRKVVAQRAVESMTSTAQLTTVVEVDVTRIAKLRDRVKEQFLEKTGNKLSFLPFFTLAAIEALQTYPIINATVDGDEIVYPAQENVSMAVDTERGLLTPVIKDAASLDIAGLTAAIADLAGRTRDNKLLPDELAGGTFTVTNTGSRGALFDTPVVFLPQSAILGTGIVAKRPAVVKTDDGQESIAIRSLVYLALSYDHRIIDGADAARFLGQIRARLEAGAFEGDLGI; translated from the coding sequence ATGAGCGTAGACGTCAAGCTCCCCGCACTCGGGGAGAGCGTGACCGAGGGCACCGTGACCCGGTGGCTCAAGGGCGTTGGCGACACCGTCGAGGTCGACGAGCCGCTGCTCGAGGTCTCGACCGACAAGGTCGACACCGAGGTGCCGTCGCCCGTCGCCGGCGTGATCGAGGAGATCCTCGTCCCCGAGGACGAGACGGTCGAGGTCGACAGCGTCCTCGCCCGCATCGGCGACGGCTCCGGCGCGTCGTCGGCGGAGCCCGCGGCACCGGCAGAGGAAGCGGCCGAGCCCGCCCAGGCCGAGCCCGCCGCGGAGTCGGCCCCCGAGCCGGCCCCCGCGGCCGATGCGGCACCGGCCGCCGGTGGCGACAGCCAGGACATCACGCTGCCCGCACTGGGCGAGAGCGTGACCGAGGGCACCGTCACCCGCTGGCTCAAGGCCGTGGGCGACGAGGTCGCCGTCGACGAGCCGCTGCTCGAGGTCTCGACCGACAAGGTCGACACCGAAGTGCCGTCGCCCGTCGCCGGGACCCTGCAGGAGATCCTCGTGGGCGAGGACGAGACGGTCGACGTCGGCGCGGTGCTCGCGCGTGTCGGCAGCGGTGCGCCGAGCGCGCAGTCCGCACCGGCCGAGCCCGAGCCCGCCGCGGAGCCCGACGTGGCCCCCGCGCCCGAGCCCGAGGCCGCACCCGAGCCGCAGCCCGCGCGCACGGAGCCGGCCCCGACGCAGCCCGTGCAGCCGCAGCGTCCCGGCCAGCAGCAGCCGCCGGCCGCACCGCAGAAGCCGTCCGAGGCCGCGTCGGCCTCGGCTCCGAAGGCCGCGGCCGACGCGGCGTCGAGCGCTCCGGCCTCGACGTCGAACGCACGCTACGTGACCCCGATCGTGCGCAAGCTCGCGGGCGAACTCGGTGTCGACCTCGCGACGGTGCAGGGCACCGGCGTCGGCGGTCGCATCCGCAAGGAGGACGTGCAGACCGCGGCCGAGAAGGCGTCGGCCGCGCCCGCCGCGTCGGAGAAGCCCACCGCGGCGGCCGCTCCGGCACCGCTCGAGGTCTCGCCGCTGCGCGGGACGCGGGCCAAGATGACGCGCCTGCGCAAGGTCGTCGCCCAGCGCGCCGTCGAGTCGATGACGTCGACGGCGCAGCTCACGACGGTCGTCGAGGTCGACGTGACGCGCATCGCGAAGCTCCGTGACCGCGTGAAGGAGCAGTTCCTCGAGAAGACCGGCAACAAGCTGTCGTTCCTGCCGTTCTTCACGCTCGCCGCGATCGAGGCGCTGCAGACGTACCCGATCATCAACGCGACGGTCGACGGGGACGAGATCGTCTACCCGGCACAGGAGAACGTGTCGATGGCGGTCGACACCGAGCGCGGTCTGCTCACGCCGGTCATCAAGGACGCGGCGTCGCTCGACATCGCGGGTCTGACCGCGGCGATCGCCGACCTCGCGGGACGCACGCGCGACAACAAGCTGCTCCCCGACGAGCTCGCGGGCGGTACGTTCACGGTCACCAACACGGGTTCGCGCGGCGCGCTGTTCGACACGCCCGTCGTGTTCCTCCCGCAGAGCGCGATCCTCGGTACGGGCATCGTCGCGAAGCGTCCGGCGGTCGTGAAGACGGACGACGGACAGGAGTCGATCGCGATCCGGTCGCTCGTGTACCTCGCCCTGAGCTACGACCACCGCATCATCGACGGTGCCGACGCCGCACGGTTCCTCGGCCAGATCCGGGCCCGCCTCGAGGCGGGCGCGTTCGAGGGCGACCTCGGCATCTAG
- the lpdA gene encoding dihydrolipoyl dehydrogenase, whose amino-acid sequence MSEQNFDLVVLGGGSAGYAAAIRAVQLGSTVALVEKDKLGGTCLHRGCIPTKAMLHSAELADNAREASNYGVNAEFKGIDIDRVGAFRDGVVAGKYKGLQGLLKAKGVHVVEGAGTLVSPTTVKVGDDTLVGKNVVLATGSYARSLPGLEITGNVITSDQALQLTWLPERVAILGGGVIGLEFASVWRSFGAEVTIIEGLAHLAPAEDEAISKQLERQFKKRGIAFKLGVRFQGVTQDDTGVHVTLESGETIDADLLLVAVGRGPSTSGIGLEEVGVETDRGFVLVDEHQQTNVPGVYAIGDITPGLQLAHRSYQQGIFVAEQIAGLDPVQTPDINVPKVTYSEPEIASVGLSQAKAEAEYGADRITSYEYNLAGNAKSSILGGGGFVKMIRLNDGPVVGVHMIGPRIGELVSEAQLIVNWEAYPEDVAQLVHAHPTQGETIGEASMALAGRPLHAI is encoded by the coding sequence GTGTCAGAACAGAATTTCGACCTCGTCGTCCTGGGCGGCGGTAGCGCCGGCTACGCGGCGGCAATTCGAGCCGTGCAGCTCGGCTCGACGGTCGCGCTCGTCGAGAAGGACAAGCTCGGGGGCACCTGTCTGCACCGCGGCTGCATCCCCACGAAGGCGATGCTCCACTCGGCCGAGCTCGCCGACAACGCCCGCGAGGCGTCGAACTACGGCGTCAACGCCGAGTTCAAGGGCATCGACATCGACCGCGTCGGCGCGTTCCGCGACGGCGTCGTCGCCGGTAAGTACAAGGGGCTCCAGGGCCTCCTGAAGGCGAAGGGCGTGCACGTCGTCGAGGGCGCGGGAACGCTCGTCTCCCCCACGACCGTGAAGGTCGGCGACGACACCCTCGTCGGGAAGAACGTGGTGCTCGCGACGGGCTCGTACGCCCGGTCGCTGCCCGGCCTCGAGATCACGGGCAACGTGATCACCTCGGACCAGGCGCTCCAGCTCACGTGGCTGCCCGAGCGCGTCGCGATCCTCGGCGGCGGCGTCATCGGCCTCGAGTTCGCGAGCGTGTGGCGCTCGTTCGGTGCCGAGGTGACCATCATCGAGGGCCTCGCGCACCTCGCGCCCGCCGAGGACGAGGCCATCTCGAAGCAGCTCGAGCGCCAGTTCAAGAAGCGCGGCATCGCGTTCAAGCTCGGCGTCCGGTTCCAGGGCGTCACGCAGGACGACACGGGCGTGCACGTGACGCTCGAGTCGGGCGAGACGATCGACGCCGACCTGCTCCTCGTCGCCGTGGGACGCGGCCCGAGCACCTCGGGCATCGGCCTCGAGGAGGTCGGCGTCGAGACCGACCGCGGCTTCGTCCTCGTCGACGAGCACCAGCAGACGAACGTGCCCGGTGTCTACGCGATCGGTGACATCACGCCCGGCCTGCAGCTCGCACACCGCAGCTACCAGCAGGGCATCTTCGTCGCCGAGCAGATCGCGGGCCTCGACCCCGTGCAGACCCCCGACATCAACGTCCCCAAGGTCACCTACAGCGAGCCCGAGATCGCCTCGGTCGGCCTGAGCCAGGCGAAGGCCGAGGCCGAGTACGGTGCCGACCGCATCACGAGCTACGAGTACAACCTCGCGGGCAACGCGAAGAGCTCGATCCTCGGCGGTGGCGGCTTCGTGAAGATGATCCGGCTCAACGACGGCCCGGTCGTCGGCGTGCACATGATCGGTCCCCGGATCGGCGAGCTCGTCTCCGAGGCGCAGCTCATCGTCAACTGGGAGGCCTACCCCGAGGACGTCGCGCAGCTCGTCCACGCGCACCCCACCCAGGGCGAGACGATCGGCGAGGCCTCGATGGCCCTCGCAGGCCGCCCGCTGCACGCGATCTGA